A part of Streptomyces sp. NBC_01451 genomic DNA contains:
- a CDS encoding polysaccharide deacetylase family protein has protein sequence MPASAPAPTPAPVPAAATGSADRGRRAPRPGSVPWVAMYHSVGDCSDDPYRVTVTPERLDAQLRWLHRRGLRGVGVAELLAARSRGAGRGLVGLTFDDGYADFLTNALPVLERWQCGATLFVLPGRLGGENAWDPLGPRKPLLTAEGIRAAAGAGVEIGSHGLTHVDLTKADDELLHAEVAESRAVLSELSGAPVEGFCYPYGTVDQRAADAVKAAGYGYGCAIDPGPLNGVHVLPRVHIGENDTPVRLQLKYRLHRLRRRPVEGA, from the coding sequence ATGCCCGCAAGCGCGCCCGCTCCCACGCCCGCCCCCGTCCCCGCCGCCGCGACCGGGTCCGCTGACCGTGGCCGAAGAGCCCCTCGCCCGGGTTCCGTGCCCTGGGTGGCGATGTACCACTCGGTGGGCGACTGCTCGGACGACCCGTACCGCGTCACGGTCACGCCGGAGCGCCTCGACGCCCAGTTGCGGTGGCTGCACCGGCGCGGGCTGCGCGGTGTGGGCGTGGCCGAGCTGCTCGCCGCCCGTTCCCGGGGCGCGGGGCGCGGGCTCGTCGGGCTCACCTTCGACGACGGGTACGCCGACTTCCTCACCAACGCCCTTCCGGTGCTGGAGCGTTGGCAGTGCGGCGCGACCCTGTTCGTGCTGCCGGGGCGGCTCGGCGGGGAGAACGCGTGGGATCCGCTGGGCCCGCGCAAGCCACTGCTGACGGCGGAGGGCATCCGTGCCGCCGCCGGGGCCGGGGTGGAGATCGGCTCGCACGGACTGACGCACGTCGATCTGACGAAGGCGGACGACGAGCTGCTGCACGCCGAGGTCGCCGAAAGCAGAGCGGTGCTCTCGGAGTTGAGCGGTGCTCCGGTCGAGGGGTTCTGCTATCCGTACGGGACCGTCGACCAGCGGGCGGCCGACGCCGTGAAGGCGGCCGGTTACGGATACGGCTGCGCGATCGACCCGGGCCCGCTCAACGGCGTCCATGTCCTCCCCCGCGTCCACATCGGCGAGAACGACACCCCCGTACGCCTGCAACTCAAGTACCGGCTGCACCGGCTGCGGCGCCGGCCGGTCGAGGGGGCGTGA
- the murJ gene encoding murein biosynthesis integral membrane protein MurJ, with the protein MNATPPRTEGETRVTLPAARAAAPVAKGPGSGDEGEHDDGNAGHADNAGGDPAELAPVSRKFLAKATLVTAVLSVAGALLGLVRDQSLARLFGAGSDTDAFLVAWTVPEFAATLLIEDGLAFVLIPAFSMALARRAQGAPGDPVRALVATTLPRLALAFTAVGALLIATAPYLVEALAPGLPDPSLAIDCTRLTATCVLSFGLAGYCSAALRAHRRFLAPAAIYVAYNTGIITAMFVLGGRWGVRSAAAGVAVGGALMVVTQLPSVLRQLRRRRSAVPDEIVVEETSAAPMAFALVAPVLLFALTRQSQVLIERFLASTLPAGAISHLNYAQKVAQIPMTLSLMLCTVTFPVVAQAIAEGDTERARSRVERDIALAAWVVLLGAASVIACAPQVIELLFQRGAFTSRDTEATATVMRVYAVGLLGHTLVGALVRSYFSSNRPTWYPLAAMAAGIVATSWIGAWTVGPWGVCGIAAANAAGITLSAALLLYGMGPRSVPIRTRQVLAELSKPVRAAVCATAAGAFVTSRIDGPLTGLAAGTATVTVVYFLLGRLMRAQAVQSFVLALSSVRSMTRRLPHARKRARSHARPRPRRRDRVR; encoded by the coding sequence ATGAACGCGACGCCTCCTCGGACAGAGGGAGAGACCAGGGTGACGCTGCCCGCGGCACGCGCCGCCGCACCGGTCGCGAAGGGACCGGGAAGCGGAGACGAGGGGGAACACGACGACGGCAACGCCGGCCATGCCGACAACGCCGGTGGCGATCCCGCCGAACTCGCCCCCGTATCCCGGAAGTTCCTCGCCAAGGCCACGCTCGTCACGGCCGTCCTCTCGGTCGCGGGCGCGCTGCTCGGGCTGGTCCGGGACCAGTCGCTGGCCCGGCTGTTCGGGGCCGGCAGTGACACGGACGCCTTCCTGGTCGCGTGGACCGTGCCGGAGTTCGCGGCGACGCTGCTCATCGAGGACGGGCTGGCCTTCGTCCTGATCCCGGCGTTCAGCATGGCGCTGGCCCGCCGCGCCCAGGGTGCCCCGGGCGATCCGGTGCGGGCGCTGGTCGCCACGACGCTGCCCCGGCTGGCGCTGGCGTTCACGGCGGTCGGCGCGCTGCTGATCGCCACCGCTCCCTACCTGGTCGAGGCACTCGCCCCCGGTCTGCCCGACCCGTCGCTCGCCATCGACTGCACCCGCCTCACCGCCACCTGCGTCCTCAGCTTCGGCCTCGCCGGGTACTGCAGCGCGGCCCTGCGCGCGCACCGGCGGTTCCTGGCCCCGGCGGCGATCTACGTGGCCTACAACACCGGCATCATCACGGCGATGTTCGTGCTGGGCGGGCGCTGGGGGGTGCGCTCGGCGGCGGCCGGGGTCGCGGTGGGCGGCGCCTTGATGGTCGTAACCCAACTCCCTTCTGTTCTGAGGCAGTTGCGGCGGCGCCGGTCGGCCGTGCCGGACGAGATCGTGGTGGAGGAGACGTCCGCCGCGCCGATGGCGTTCGCGCTCGTCGCGCCCGTGCTGCTGTTCGCGCTGACCCGGCAGTCGCAGGTGCTCATCGAGCGTTTCCTCGCCTCCACCCTCCCCGCCGGGGCCATCTCGCACCTGAACTACGCGCAGAAGGTGGCGCAGATCCCGATGACGCTGTCGCTGATGCTGTGCACGGTCACCTTCCCGGTGGTCGCGCAGGCCATCGCGGAGGGCGACACCGAGCGGGCCCGCAGCCGGGTGGAGCGGGACATCGCGCTGGCCGCGTGGGTGGTGCTGCTCGGCGCGGCCTCGGTGATCGCCTGTGCGCCGCAGGTCATCGAACTCCTCTTCCAGCGGGGCGCGTTCACCTCCCGGGACACCGAGGCGACGGCCACCGTGATGCGTGTGTACGCGGTCGGGCTGCTCGGGCACACGCTGGTCGGCGCGCTCGTCCGGTCGTACTTCTCCTCGAACCGGCCGACCTGGTATCCGCTGGCCGCGATGGCCGCGGGCATCGTCGCGACCTCGTGGATCGGCGCGTGGACGGTCGGCCCGTGGGGGGTGTGCGGGATCGCCGCCGCCAACGCCGCCGGGATCACCCTGTCGGCCGCCCTGCTGCTGTACGGCATGGGCCCGCGCAGTGTGCCCATCCGGACCCGTCAGGTGCTGGCCGAGCTGAGCAAGCCGGTGCGCGCCGCGGTGTGCGCGACGGCCGCGGGGGCGTTCGTGACCAGCCGGATCGACGGGCCCCTGACGGGACTCGCCGCCGGTACGGCGACCGTCACCGTCGTCTACTTCCTGCTCGGCCGGCTCATGCGGGCCCAGGCCGTGCAGAGCTTCGTCCTCGCACTCAGTTCCGTACGCTCCATGACCCGAAGGCTTCCGCATGCCCGCAAGCGCGCCCGCTCCCACGCCCGCCCCCGTCCCCGCCGCCGCGACCGGGTCCGCTGA
- a CDS encoding O-antigen ligase family protein yields the protein MTLPRRQPFPYVGHVASFAPLLPVILVIALLALPAAQGTDGGATPADAVSGLVVLHCAIRVVRERRRPLSRTAAVVLGMPVVGLAVAAVGASSPAAGIGGLGRYLQIFVLVPASVLLLVRNRRDFRMLAWAFVGFALFQGAVGVHQFATGTGASYQGEEIRAVGTFGPADVMGMATVVAFGLMCALGLALGATAARQRAVAAGCTLVLLAPLAVSFSRGAWIATAAACALQLMLAGMRRALKVAAVVTASAVILVGGLGLGSAMLQERISSIGQVTDAPDQSVTDRYTMWAAATDMWREHPLTGVGLKGFPEHRDGHASLALSSGSDTEGAGAAFRKQPLLSPHNMYLLVLSEQGLVGLLALGGSWLALLACGLRGLVRARRSASGGLDCALAACGLLIWQLIDFLYADIGGPATVLTAVAFGLVAWWALVGGDDMPEASAR from the coding sequence CTGACGTTGCCGCGCCGACAGCCCTTCCCGTACGTCGGACACGTCGCGTCCTTCGCTCCGCTCCTGCCCGTGATCCTGGTGATCGCCCTGCTCGCACTGCCGGCCGCGCAGGGCACCGACGGCGGCGCGACCCCGGCCGACGCCGTCTCCGGGCTGGTGGTCCTCCACTGCGCGATCCGGGTCGTACGGGAGCGGCGGCGCCCCCTGTCCCGGACGGCCGCCGTGGTGCTCGGGATGCCGGTGGTCGGGCTGGCCGTCGCGGCCGTCGGGGCGTCCTCGCCCGCGGCCGGGATCGGGGGCCTGGGGCGCTACCTCCAGATCTTCGTGCTGGTCCCGGCGTCCGTGCTGCTGCTGGTCCGGAACCGGCGCGACTTCCGGATGCTGGCCTGGGCGTTCGTCGGGTTCGCCCTGTTCCAGGGGGCGGTCGGGGTGCACCAGTTCGCGACCGGGACCGGTGCCTCCTACCAGGGCGAGGAGATCCGGGCGGTGGGCACCTTCGGGCCCGCCGACGTGATGGGCATGGCGACCGTGGTGGCCTTCGGGCTGATGTGCGCGCTGGGGCTGGCCCTCGGGGCGACCGCCGCCCGGCAGCGGGCCGTCGCCGCCGGGTGCACCCTGGTGCTCCTCGCCCCGCTCGCCGTCTCCTTCAGCCGGGGCGCCTGGATCGCCACGGCGGCGGCCTGCGCGCTGCAGCTGATGCTGGCCGGGATGCGGCGCGCGCTGAAGGTGGCCGCGGTGGTGACCGCCTCGGCGGTGATCCTGGTCGGCGGCCTCGGCCTCGGTTCGGCGATGCTCCAGGAGCGGATCAGCAGCATCGGCCAGGTCACCGACGCCCCGGACCAGTCGGTCACCGACCGGTACACGATGTGGGCGGCGGCGACCGACATGTGGCGCGAACACCCGCTCACCGGAGTCGGGTTGAAGGGTTTCCCCGAACACCGGGACGGACACGCCTCGTTGGCCCTGTCCTCCGGCAGCGACACGGAGGGAGCGGGCGCCGCCTTCCGCAAACAGCCGCTGCTTTCCCCGCACAACATGTACCTGCTGGTGCTGAGCGAGCAGGGCCTCGTCGGGCTGCTGGCCCTCGGCGGCAGCTGGCTGGCACTGCTGGCGTGCGGCCTGCGGGGGCTGGTGCGGGCCCGGCGGTCGGCGTCCGGCGGCCTGGACTGCGCTCTCGCCGCCTGCGGGCTGCTGATCTGGCAGCTGATCGACTTCCTGTACGCCGACATCGGCGGGCCCGCGACCGTACTGACCGCCGTCGCCTTCGGGCTCGTCGCCTGGTGGGCCCTCGTCGGCGGCGACGACATGCCCGAGGCCTCGGCGCGATGA
- a CDS encoding sugar transferase — translation MTAESTVPSPGGGPREHGFSSVSAVSVIPHRGSAGGFRFPAGRRPAPRPASPLPLLAVDSVAALLGVLALTEPQRHPVLVGALLLGVVVLNTRASLYRPDSVPAFLDELPAVCGRIAMGWLTLAAVIGAYASADALSARTIVLGCALQASASAAGRATVHWRRRRALLRRPHTALVIGPAGTARRVAAAFLRHPACGVRPVGLVTDHPDGGAGLPVLTTGEEVQRALIQNGVRTVLAVHPSVRAEQGPLLRALAESGCTVWEIDAESPSYESAERLAGFSCRRLAMVPDRPGSLGKRLLDVLVSGTLLLLVSPLLLLCAVVLRLTGGRGVVFRQERIGLDGRPFTLLKFRTHRPVDEMESATRWSVADEQRMNWFCRLLRRTSLDELLQLWNVLWGDMSLVGPRPERPYFVGKFSQTYPGYAARHRMQTGITGLAQIHGLRGDTSIEDRCRFDNAYIDNWSLWQDICILLRTAATLVRPTGS, via the coding sequence GTGACTGCGGAAAGTACCGTCCCCTCCCCCGGCGGAGGGCCTCGGGAGCACGGATTCTCGTCAGTGTCGGCCGTCTCGGTCATCCCGCACCGCGGGTCGGCGGGCGGCTTCAGATTCCCGGCCGGGCGGCGCCCCGCGCCCCGGCCTGCCTCCCCGCTGCCGCTGCTCGCCGTCGACAGCGTCGCCGCCCTGCTCGGCGTCCTGGCACTGACCGAGCCCCAGCGGCACCCCGTCCTCGTCGGCGCGCTGCTGCTCGGTGTGGTCGTGCTGAACACGCGCGCCTCGCTCTACCGGCCCGATTCCGTGCCCGCGTTCCTCGACGAACTGCCCGCCGTCTGCGGCCGGATCGCGATGGGCTGGCTGACCCTGGCCGCCGTCATCGGGGCGTACGCGTCCGCCGACGCGCTGTCCGCGCGGACCATCGTCCTGGGCTGCGCGCTACAGGCGTCGGCCAGCGCGGCGGGCCGCGCGACCGTCCACTGGCGGCGGCGCCGGGCGCTGCTGCGCCGCCCGCACACGGCCCTCGTCATCGGCCCGGCCGGCACCGCGCGGCGCGTGGCCGCCGCGTTCCTGCGCCACCCGGCGTGCGGGGTACGGCCGGTGGGGCTCGTCACCGACCATCCGGACGGCGGGGCGGGCCTGCCCGTGCTGACCACCGGCGAGGAGGTCCAGCGGGCGCTGATCCAGAACGGCGTCCGGACCGTGCTCGCCGTCCATCCCTCCGTACGGGCCGAACAGGGGCCGCTGCTGCGGGCGTTGGCGGAGTCGGGCTGCACGGTGTGGGAGATCGACGCCGAGTCGCCCTCGTACGAGAGCGCCGAACGGCTCGCCGGGTTCTCCTGCCGGCGGCTCGCGATGGTGCCGGACCGGCCGGGCAGCCTCGGCAAGCGGCTGCTCGACGTCCTGGTCTCGGGCACCCTGCTCCTGCTGGTGTCGCCGCTGCTGCTGCTCTGCGCGGTGGTGCTGCGGCTGACCGGCGGACGGGGCGTGGTCTTCAGGCAGGAACGCATCGGCCTGGACGGGCGCCCCTTCACCCTCCTCAAGTTCCGCACCCACCGCCCGGTCGACGAGATGGAGTCGGCGACCCGCTGGAGCGTCGCCGACGAGCAGCGCATGAACTGGTTCTGCCGCCTCCTGCGCCGCACCTCGCTGGACGAGCTCCTCCAGCTGTGGAACGTCCTCTGGGGCGACATGAGCCTGGTCGGACCGAGGCCCGAACGCCCTTACTTCGTGGGCAAGTTCAGCCAGACCTACCCCGGCTACGCGGCCCGCCACCGGATGCAGACCGGGATCACCGGGCTCGCCCAGATCCACGGGCTGCGCGGCGACACCTCGATCGAGGACCGCTGCCGGTTCGACAACGCCTACATCGACAACTGGTCGCTGTGGCAGGACATCTGCATCCTGCTGCGCACCGCCGCCACGCTCGTCCGCCCGACAGGAAGCTGA
- a CDS encoding glycosyltransferase encodes MQLIAPDPGPRVLHVTQPVDGGAPRVVTDLARAQLAAGLHVTVACPDGGDLAARLRALGADVHPWQATRSPGPSLVGEVRRLRRVIGAVRPDVVHAHSAKAGLAARLAVRGRVATVFQPHAWSFEAVGGPTAALALKWERWGARWASRVVCVSDAERATGVRAGIAGQWRVIPNGIDTERFRPAPVDSVRAGIPLLAEVDPAAPLVVCVGRLCRQKGQDVLLRAWDEVARRVPGARLVLVGDGPEARRLRDLAPDSVLFAGAVTDAVPWYRAADLVVLPSRWEGMALAPLEAMGCGRPVVVTDVDGGRESLPAALAPRCLVPAENPAALAGTVSELLLDPPLRESLGQLGRRHVLSAHDVRHCAEAVAGVYRELITAHAVRPVRAEYRESIHS; translated from the coding sequence ATGCAACTGATCGCACCGGACCCAGGGCCACGGGTCCTGCACGTCACCCAGCCGGTGGACGGCGGGGCGCCCCGGGTCGTGACGGACCTGGCGCGGGCCCAGCTCGCCGCCGGTCTGCACGTCACGGTCGCCTGCCCGGACGGCGGTGACCTCGCCGCGCGGCTGCGTGCGCTCGGCGCCGACGTGCACCCCTGGCAGGCGACCCGCTCGCCGGGGCCCTCGCTCGTCGGGGAGGTGCGGCGGCTTCGGCGGGTGATCGGGGCGGTGCGGCCGGATGTCGTGCACGCGCACAGCGCGAAGGCCGGGCTCGCCGCCCGGCTGGCGGTACGCGGGCGGGTGGCTACGGTGTTCCAGCCGCACGCCTGGTCGTTCGAGGCGGTCGGCGGGCCCACCGCCGCGCTGGCGCTCAAGTGGGAGCGGTGGGGAGCGCGTTGGGCCTCCCGCGTGGTGTGTGTGAGCGACGCCGAACGGGCGACCGGGGTGCGTGCCGGGATCGCCGGGCAGTGGCGGGTGATCCCGAACGGGATCGACACGGAGCGCTTCCGCCCGGCTCCCGTGGACTCCGTACGGGCCGGGATTCCGCTGCTCGCGGAGGTCGATCCGGCCGCCCCGCTGGTCGTGTGTGTGGGGCGGCTGTGCCGGCAGAAGGGGCAGGACGTGCTGCTCCGGGCGTGGGACGAGGTCGCGCGGCGGGTGCCGGGGGCGCGGCTGGTGCTCGTCGGGGACGGTCCGGAAGCGCGGCGGCTGCGGGATCTCGCCCCCGACTCCGTGCTGTTCGCGGGGGCCGTCACCGATGCCGTCCCCTGGTACCGGGCCGCCGATCTGGTCGTCCTGCCCTCGCGGTGGGAGGGCATGGCGCTGGCGCCGCTGGAGGCGATGGGCTGCGGGCGGCCGGTGGTCGTCACCGACGTGGACGGCGGGCGGGAGAGTCTGCCCGCCGCTCTCGCCCCGCGCTGTCTGGTGCCGGCCGAGAACCCGGCCGCACTGGCCGGGACCGTCTCCGAACTGCTGCTCGACCCCCCGCTGCGTGAGTCGCTGGGGCAACTGGGACGCCGGCACGTCCTGTCCGCGCACGACGTACGGCACTGTGCCGAGGCCGTCGCGGGCGTGTACCGCGAGCTGATCACCGCGCACGCCGTGCGGCCCGTGCGCGCCGAGTACAGGGAGTCCATCCACTCGTGA
- a CDS encoding DUF3344 domain-containing protein yields MSVSPGLPLRRAMVGVFALAAIWTPGGTAATAAPPVGREPGKESERLAFTQRYRALQHGGIVRAANASISCRATLGTCAGIRRGERLVPATGGARAAVNGDLDMFYVDVDSDPNTYNSSRAEVRVPQGGKVSYARLYWGGNLKVGEQKPPKDNGRVLIAEPGGQYKELLADSVVGHRVAHGADAFQASADVTELVRDSGSGLYTVAQVNVAMGRSAAGAWGGWTLVVAYENAAEPLRHLVLWDGFDALGDRKGDGTLVRSAELKFPAGANGRAGLVAYNGDRGSAGDSLTVSAAGRTTALGDAANPLGDVLNSTIGGAVSERVPAYANTLGYDSDVFELGTALRRGGDQLAFRLVCQRDAAWAGALFVAVDARQ; encoded by the coding sequence ATGTCTGTTTCCCCGGGTCTTCCGCTGCGCCGTGCGATGGTGGGCGTCTTTGCCCTCGCCGCGATCTGGACTCCGGGAGGTACGGCGGCGACCGCCGCGCCGCCCGTCGGCCGGGAACCCGGCAAGGAGTCGGAGCGCCTCGCGTTCACCCAGCGGTACCGCGCCCTCCAGCACGGCGGGATCGTCCGCGCGGCCAACGCGTCCATCAGCTGCCGCGCCACCCTCGGGACCTGCGCGGGCATCCGCAGGGGCGAGCGCCTGGTGCCGGCAACGGGCGGCGCCAGGGCGGCGGTCAACGGCGACCTGGACATGTTCTACGTCGACGTCGACAGCGACCCGAACACGTACAACTCCAGTCGCGCGGAGGTCCGGGTGCCGCAGGGCGGCAAGGTCTCGTACGCGCGGCTGTACTGGGGCGGAAACCTCAAGGTCGGGGAGCAGAAGCCGCCGAAGGACAACGGGCGGGTGCTGATCGCCGAGCCCGGCGGCCAGTACAAGGAGCTGCTCGCGGACTCGGTCGTCGGGCACCGGGTGGCGCACGGCGCCGACGCGTTCCAGGCCTCCGCCGATGTCACCGAGCTCGTCCGGGACAGCGGTTCGGGGCTGTACACGGTCGCGCAGGTCAATGTGGCCATGGGGAGGTCGGCAGCCGGGGCGTGGGGCGGCTGGACGCTGGTCGTGGCGTACGAGAACGCGGCGGAGCCGCTGCGGCACCTCGTCCTGTGGGACGGATTCGACGCGCTGGGGGACCGAAAGGGTGATGGCACGTTGGTCCGATCGGCCGAACTGAAGTTCCCGGCGGGCGCGAACGGGCGCGCGGGCCTGGTCGCCTACAACGGGGACCGCGGCAGCGCCGGAGACTCCCTGACGGTGTCCGCCGCAGGGCGCACGACCGCGCTGGGAGACGCGGCCAACCCCCTCGGCGACGTGCTGAATTCCACGATCGGCGGAGCCGTCTCGGAGCGTGTTCCGGCCTACGCGAACACCCTCGGCTACGACTCCGACGTGTTCGAACTGGGTACGGCGCTGCGGCGCGGTGGTGACCAGCTGGCCTTCCGGCTCGTTTGCCAGCGGGACGCGGCGTGGGCCGGCGCACTTTTCGTGGCCGTCGACGCCCGGCAGTAG
- a CDS encoding chaplin encodes MSRIAKGLALSTVAVAAVAGTAGVAAADSDAHGAAAHSPGVLSGNVLQVPVHVPVNVCGNTVNVIGLLNPAFGNTCVND; translated from the coding sequence ATGTCGCGTATCGCGAAGGGCCTCGCCCTTTCCACCGTTGCCGTCGCCGCCGTGGCGGGTACCGCCGGTGTCGCCGCCGCCGACAGCGACGCGCACGGCGCCGCTGCCCACTCCCCGGGCGTCCTGTCGGGCAACGTCCTGCAGGTCCCGGTCCACGTTCCGGTCAACGTCTGCGGCAACACCGTCAACGTCATCGGTCTGCTGAACCCCGCGTTCGGCAACACCTGCGTCAACGACTGA
- a CDS encoding DUF5949 family protein, whose product MTSTSSETRPFRIADLGTLVVMAWSGEAPDGDMPYLLAYSLGDGEGGPEASAVAVELLLANTGLPVGGDIIDGSTRPSLPVSLLVEAGSAVVNMPQLNAQCTPPPEWLTAVAERGFAYLVFTTRAWPEAQPGKPIEPEALAAFAGAEETLTAAAHVILPARSLR is encoded by the coding sequence GTGACCTCAACCTCAAGCGAAACGCGCCCTTTCCGCATCGCCGACCTGGGCACGCTCGTCGTGATGGCCTGGAGCGGTGAGGCCCCCGACGGCGACATGCCCTACCTTCTCGCCTACTCCCTCGGGGACGGCGAGGGCGGCCCGGAGGCCTCGGCCGTCGCCGTCGAGCTGCTTCTCGCCAACACCGGTCTGCCGGTCGGCGGCGACATCATCGACGGCTCCACCCGCCCGAGCCTGCCGGTCAGCCTGCTCGTCGAGGCCGGCTCGGCCGTCGTCAACATGCCGCAGCTCAACGCCCAGTGCACCCCGCCCCCGGAGTGGCTCACCGCGGTCGCCGAACGGGGCTTCGCCTACCTGGTGTTCACCACCCGCGCCTGGCCCGAGGCCCAGCCCGGCAAGCCCATCGAGCCGGAGGCGCTGGCCGCCTTCGCGGGCGCCGAGGAGACCCTGACCGCGGCGGCCCACGTGATCCTCCCGGCCCGCAGCCTGCGCTGA
- a CDS encoding tyrosinase family oxidase copper chaperone, whose amino-acid sequence MPRGPEGPRPRPRGPRPCSGTRRDALRALCVSALALAVVPVVAAAWPRRDRDGDEATSFDETYRGRRLRGMKADAGHADHLDHMAQAMRAPGDVRWHVTVDGRPLHLMRRADGTYLSMVDHYRSYPTALEAARAAVDELGPGRRLTVGGGGEGGRGVHA is encoded by the coding sequence GTGCCGCGGGGGCCGGAAGGCCCCCGTCCCCGTCCCCGTGGTCCCCGTCCCTGCTCCGGTACGCGGCGGGACGCGCTGCGCGCCCTGTGCGTGTCGGCCCTCGCCCTGGCAGTGGTCCCGGTCGTCGCCGCCGCGTGGCCCCGGCGGGATCGGGACGGCGACGAGGCGACGTCGTTCGACGAGACGTACCGGGGCCGCCGGCTGCGCGGCATGAAGGCCGACGCCGGGCACGCGGATCACCTCGACCACATGGCGCAGGCGATGCGGGCACCCGGTGACGTGCGGTGGCACGTCACCGTGGACGGGCGGCCCCTGCATCTCATGCGGCGCGCGGACGGGACGTATCTGAGCATGGTCGACCACTACCGCTCGTACCCCACGGCCCTGGAGGCGGCCCGCGCGGCCGTCGACGAGCTGGGGCCCGGGCGGCGGCTGACGGTCGGCGGCGGGGGAGAGGGCGGTCGTGGCGTACACGCGTAA
- a CDS encoding tyrosinase family protein, whose amino-acid sequence MAYTRKDVSTLTRSERRRFVGALMEVKRRGEYDEFVRTHIEYYVSDGEKGLRTAHMAPSFLPWHRQFLLDLEQALQRVDPSVTLPYWDWTRDRTTAGAPWSEDLLGGTGRPFDQRVMTGPFAYDHGDWTIRESVTDGDFLTRDLGRSREPLTLPTRQDLDSALDDPVYDVSPWNSTSARGFRNRLEGWGSGRGPASWRNHNRVHRWVGGHMVGGASVNDPVFWLHHAFVDLCWSRWQQRHGAGARYLPDRPPRFGDAQRGRVVARHETLPPWDLTPDQLEDHSGIYRYA is encoded by the coding sequence GTGGCGTACACGCGTAAGGACGTCAGCACGCTGACGCGTTCCGAGCGGCGGCGGTTCGTCGGCGCGCTGATGGAGGTCAAACGGCGGGGCGAGTACGACGAGTTCGTGCGCACGCACATCGAGTACTACGTCTCCGACGGCGAGAAGGGGCTGCGTACGGCCCACATGGCGCCGTCCTTCCTGCCCTGGCACCGGCAGTTCCTGCTGGACCTGGAGCAGGCGTTGCAGCGCGTGGACCCGTCGGTGACGCTGCCGTACTGGGACTGGACCCGGGACCGTACGACGGCCGGTGCGCCCTGGAGCGAGGATCTGCTCGGTGGCACCGGGCGCCCCTTCGACCAGCGGGTCATGACCGGGCCCTTCGCCTACGACCACGGTGACTGGACCATCAGGGAGAGCGTCACCGACGGCGACTTCCTCACCCGGGACCTCGGCCGCTCCCGTGAGCCGCTCACACTGCCGACCCGGCAGGACCTGGACTCGGCCCTCGACGACCCCGTCTACGACGTGTCGCCGTGGAACTCGACGTCCGCGAGGGGGTTCCGCAACAGGCTCGAAGGGTGGGGGAGCGGGCGGGGTCCGGCCTCGTGGCGCAACCACAACCGCGTCCACCGCTGGGTCGGCGGGCACATGGTCGGCGGTGCCTCCGTCAACGACCCCGTCTTCTGGCTGCACCACGCCTTCGTCGACCTGTGCTGGTCGCGCTGGCAGCAGCGGCACGGCGCCGGGGCCCGCTATCTGCCCGACCGGCCGCCGCGGTTCGGCGACGCGCAGCGCGGCCGGGTCGTCGCCCGGCACGAGACGCTGCCGCCGTGGGACCTGACGCCGGACCAGCTGGAGGACCACAGCGGCATCTACCGCTACGCGTAA
- a CDS encoding chaplin, which produces MSRIAKAAVAALGTGAVVLGGAGMATADAGAMGEAVGSPGVLSGNVLQVPVHVPVNVCGNSVSVIGLLNPAFGNTCANVSDSDHGNPGPGGYGS; this is translated from the coding sequence ATGTCTCGCATCGCGAAGGCAGCCGTCGCCGCGCTCGGCACCGGTGCCGTGGTGCTCGGCGGTGCCGGTATGGCAACGGCCGACGCGGGCGCCATGGGCGAGGCCGTCGGCTCGCCCGGCGTCCTGTCCGGCAACGTCCTGCAGGTCCCGGTCCACGTGCCCGTCAACGTGTGCGGGAACTCGGTCAGCGTGATCGGTCTGCTGAACCCGGCCTTCGGCAACACCTGCGCCAACGTCAGCGACAGCGACCACGGCAACCCCGGCCCCGGCGGCTACGGCAGCTGA
- a CDS encoding DUF2087 domain-containing protein produces MASDRAEQNERQQIENVLRTFVREDGRLVRLPARWSRRLIVLRHIADETFEPGVEYAERLVDERLRVWCEGASRIDHVTLRRYLVDLNHLRRGGGVYWRPAEADSGAQAA; encoded by the coding sequence ATGGCATCCGACCGAGCCGAGCAGAACGAGCGGCAGCAGATCGAGAACGTGTTGCGGACCTTCGTACGGGAGGACGGTCGGCTCGTGCGGCTGCCCGCCCGCTGGAGCCGGAGGCTGATCGTGCTCCGGCACATCGCCGACGAGACCTTCGAGCCCGGCGTCGAGTACGCGGAGCGGCTCGTCGACGAGCGGCTGCGGGTGTGGTGCGAGGGCGCGAGCCGTATCGACCATGTGACGCTGCGCCGGTATCTGGTGGACCTGAACCACCTGCGGCGCGGTGGAGGCGTCTACTGGCGGCCCGCAGAGGCCGATTCCGGCGCCCAGGCCGCCTGA